A single genomic interval of Psychrilyobacter piezotolerans harbors:
- a CDS encoding RnfABCDGE type electron transport complex subunit D — MFQKQAVMRKVLISLAPLLVFSIFLYGFKSIGIFIITFTLGIFTEWLFVRKTKQKVSEAVLVTCSLYALSMPPLVPLWIVGIGIIFGIAFGKMVYGGFGRNIFNPAIAGRLFIYISFPNTVNQWLNPRSLDGFAGATPLAMLKNGELPPLLNLFTGFKSGSIGEGSIILIFIAFVYLISTKTASYRSSISTIIGFLIMQSILYFMNLGGANPIYSLFSGSILFLAVFMVTDPVSSPKKNSSLILYGLLIGVFTSLIRTYSLFLEGTSFAILLGNMFAPLFDETIGKLKGGYRWKKIQ; from the coding sequence ATGTTTCAAAAACAAGCAGTTATGAGAAAGGTTCTTATTTCTCTTGCCCCTCTTTTAGTTTTTTCAATATTTTTATATGGTTTTAAAAGTATAGGAATTTTTATCATTACTTTTACCTTGGGTATATTTACCGAATGGTTATTCGTTCGAAAAACAAAGCAGAAAGTAAGTGAAGCTGTTCTTGTTACTTGTTCCCTTTATGCCCTTTCTATGCCGCCCTTGGTTCCATTGTGGATTGTAGGAATTGGAATTATATTTGGAATTGCTTTTGGAAAGATGGTTTATGGTGGTTTTGGAAGAAATATTTTTAATCCAGCCATTGCAGGCAGATTGTTTATTTATATTTCTTTTCCAAATACAGTTAATCAATGGTTAAATCCAAGATCTCTTGATGGTTTTGCAGGGGCAACCCCCCTTGCAATGTTAAAGAATGGTGAACTGCCTCCCCTTTTAAATTTATTTACCGGTTTCAAGAGCGGGTCTATTGGGGAAGGGTCGATAATCCTCATTTTTATTGCTTTTGTTTATTTAATATCTACTAAAACTGCAAGTTACAGGTCATCTATTTCTACTATAATTGGATTTTTAATTATGCAGTCGATCCTTTATTTTATGAATTTAGGAGGAGCTAACCCTATTTACAGTTTATTCTCTGGAAGTATTCTGTTTCTTGCTGTATTTATGGTTACCGACCCTGTGTCTTCACCTAAAAAAAATAGTTCATTAATTTTATACGGCCTTCTCATTGGAGTCTTTACTTCACTAATCCGAACTTATTCTCTTTTTCTTGAAGGGACCAGTTTTGCCATTTTATTAGGAAATATGTTTGCTCCATTATTTGATGAAACTATTGGAAAATTAAAAGGGGGGTATAGATGGAAAAAAATTCAATGA